The Flavobacterium commune genome contains the following window.
AACGAAATTGACTTAACCAATAATAAAGCCAGTAATACTAAAATTGATCTTTCATTCCATTTTAGACCGTTTGGGGAAGAAAATTTCGAAATTATCTGGTTGAGTAAATTCGGATTTGGAAATGCGGTTTATCAAGGTGCTAATCGTTATTATCTAAATAACTTTTTCATGCAACAGCATAAAATAGAATTCAAAGGCAAGAATTTTTTCCTGAGAGGTTACACAACTTCTGAAGATGGTGGGCAATCTTACGACATGCAATTTACAGGAATTAATATCAACAGAAAGTGGAAATCAGATAACGACTGGTTCGGACAATATGCAGGTGCTTACTCTCAGGCTTATGCCGGTTTGTTTGGACCTACATACACAGGAAACGCTAGCGCATCTCATGCTTTTGCCCGTGCTGCTGCCGAAACAGGAAGACTTATTCCTGGAACTGCCGCATTCAATAATGCATTTAATGAGGTTATTTCTAATCCTGACGTATTATCCGGTTCTAAATTAGTCGATAATTCTAAAATTTATCATGCTGATGCAAATTACAATTTCAAAGATTTAATTTCTTTTGCTGAAATTCAAATTGGAGGTTCGTATCGAAAATACGAGCTAAATTCATTTGGGAGAATTTATACCGATGCTAATGGAATTATCAATTACAATGAGTATGGTGCTTATACCCAATTGATGAAAAAGTTTTTGGATGAAAGATTGAAATTTACAGGTTCCATCCGATATGATAAATCTAAAAATTTTGAAGGAAATTATTCGCCAAGGTTATCCTTAGTGTATTCAGGAGGTGAAGCCAAGAATCATAATTTCAGAGCCTCATTTCAAACAGGTTTTAGAAACCCAACTACTCAGGATCAGTATATAGGGTTTAATGTGGGGAATGCGGTATTAATAGGTTCGGCTCCGGATAATTTATCGAGATATTCTGAAACAAGACCGGTTGCTAATGGTTCTCCGGCTGTTGGGCAATTATATGCGGGCGGAACATCAGTCGTTATGACAGGAGACAATGCTTATAATAATTCCTATACAGCCTCATCAGTAATGGCTTTTGCTGCTTTTGCAGCGGCTAATCCCGGAAACACGCCAGGAGCAGCAGCTTTGTTAAGAAAAACAGATGTTAATTATGTTAAGCCCGAAGAAGTAAAAGCATTTGAATTAGGATACCGCTCGCGGGTTAAAGATGTGATAATTGATATTAGTACCTATTATAATATTTACAACAATTTTATAGGAAGTGCCAATGCTATTGCTCCTTTATACGGTAAAGCGTCCAATACTTTTGATTTTGCTTCAGGAGCTCCAACTTATGCAACAAATCCTGAAGTTCAATCTTTGCACGCTTTAGCAAATGGGAATGTCAGAATTTACCAATTGTACACAAATACTGATGTTGAAATCAAATCATTTGGTTTTGGTCTGGGTCTTTCAAAAAAAGTTTATAAGGATTTTGAACTTGGAGTAAATTATAATTATGCTGAGTTTAGTTTTGATCAGGCTAAAGACCCTAGTTTTGAAGCAGGGTTTAATACACCGAAACATAGGGTGAAGGCTTCGTTCGGAAATGAGAAGCTGTTTAAAAATTTCGGATTTAATATTAGTGGAAGATGGAACGATAGTTATTTATGGCAGTCTGCTATGGTGGATGGTATGGTGGATAGTGCTACTGTTGTCGATGCACAAATTAATTACAACATTCCTTCATTAAAATCAACTTTAAAAATAGGTGCTTCCAATATTGGTGGAAAAGAGTATACTCAGGTTTTGGGTGCCGGATTAATAGGACAGCAATATTTTGCTTCATGGACAATCAATCCATAATTGTATCGATTTAAAAAATCGCATTAAAAAATCACAATTTAGTTATATGGTTTAACAAAATCACTTCGGTTTTATCAAGAAGTGATTTTTTGTTTTTTAGAAAAAAGTGTCTTTATAAAAGTCGGTTTTAGGGCTGTTTTTATACTGCATTTTATTTTTTTATGTTTTTTGAATAAAATTGTTGATTTTTTATTTTAAAAAATTATCTTTGCGCTCTGAAAAAACACCTAATTCATTGAATTTTGATAAGGTAAGTTTCATAAACCTAAATAGCTGTTTAATAAATACATAAGTAATGTCTAGAGTAATAGGAAAAGTTGCCCAAATCATTGGCCCAGTAGTTGACGTTGTTTTCAACGGTAAGGATGTTGAACTTCCAAAAATTTATGATTCATTAGAAATCGTAAAAAAAGATGGTACTAAATTAATCCTTGAGGTACAATCTCACATTGGAGAAAATACTGTTCGTACCATTTCGATGGATTCAACAGATGGTTTGAGCAGAGGAT
Protein-coding sequences here:
- a CDS encoding TonB-dependent receptor domain-containing protein, which produces MRAYLFLLSLLLCGVLNAQNTIQGVVTETNNLAIIGANIRVIGDSAGTITDSDGKFILNTSKELPYEIEVSFIGFESKRISINSKKQQITIVLIEKHNLLDEIVVSASRTPERVFESPVTIERMGIADIKKTASSTFYDGLENLKEVQMNTSSLTFKSINTRGFATVANSRFLQLVDGMDNSSPLLNFVLGNMVGISEIDVQNVELLPGASSALYGANAFNGIMFMNSKSPFTYQGITAYAKYGQTSQKAAGSNDYIDYGIRMAHAFDKHFAAKANFTYMRGTDWFATNYRDKTIAGRDRDHQNYDGINIYGDEVSTNIYTVGQTMVANNLLPSNLAALLPNENVSRTGYNEIDLTNNKASNTKIDLSFHFRPFGEENFEIIWLSKFGFGNAVYQGANRYYLNNFFMQQHKIEFKGKNFFLRGYTTSEDGGQSYDMQFTGININRKWKSDNDWFGQYAGAYSQAYAGLFGPTYTGNASASHAFARAAAETGRLIPGTAAFNNAFNEVISNPDVLSGSKLVDNSKIYHADANYNFKDLISFAEIQIGGSYRKYELNSFGRIYTDANGIINYNEYGAYTQLMKKFLDERLKFTGSIRYDKSKNFEGNYSPRLSLVYSGGEAKNHNFRASFQTGFRNPTTQDQYIGFNVGNAVLIGSAPDNLSRYSETRPVANGSPAVGQLYAGGTSVVMTGDNAYNNSYTASSVMAFAAFAAANPGNTPGAAALLRKTDVNYVKPEEVKAFELGYRSRVKDVIIDISTYYNIYNNFIGSANAIAPLYGKASNTFDFASGAPTYATNPEVQSLHALANGNVRIYQLYTNTDVEIKSFGFGLGLSKKVYKDFELGVNYNYAEFSFDQAKDPSFEAGFNTPKHRVKASFGNEKLFKNFGFNISGRWNDSYLWQSAMVDGMVDSATVVDAQINYNIPSLKSTLKIGASNIGGKEYTQVLGAGLIGQQYFASWTINP